A DNA window from Brassica napus cultivar Da-Ae chromosome C1, Da-Ae, whole genome shotgun sequence contains the following coding sequences:
- the LOC106401286 gene encoding uncharacterized protein LOC106401286 isoform X4, with the protein MSTKEQKGRSMLVTAIMDIVTSNCDTVEKTSFKSSLPGNAKMRDIAAAIQVIEEGGMYFDETEEDDDSDDGNSGIKGIGIKILEGTTVLGLSRTSGLAPLGGVNTNADEEVPKTFALISKHDNSSQASLSSAVIPGLWDDLHCQHVAVPFAVWALANWAMASDTNRSHIQELDRDGQVVMTALMAPERTVKWHGSLVARLLLEDPYLPLNDSVSDWSSSLLATISHASKTEDIPLAQVALSAFLVSVDRSDEARKMVMEKGLHLMRDSARKTKKHKVVQEGLSKALELLCAGEMHLSLEESQKWSGILLSWVLGKVASDTVQSSARRILSSTFEDYGPHSIPISQGWLTLIMNEILNYSKTLSAKGAANPPKTEKPKVDLSKIASATLSTNQLAGAVVNLAMAQLGTVPDSINSVPLADLLLSEPFAVPIKNLKKDNPPKFNAAESALATLKSIKSLTEVCVEDSICQNKIVDFGILCLLRRFLLSDDYEKLGAIEAYDASRSLEARERAPDSGGESSITDLQDPSSVKVPASAHIRRHAARLLTILSLLPQVQKVILADETWCKWLDDCARGRISGCNDPKTQSYARASLLNIYCNQQGDSGSGNGGSSKPDISNMNTNCPRYGDMIFLINPGLAHWKCPEKEQQSGKKNGSSSEGEATNAADTVRDHVVDASDLSSSMDPSSSGSRVHDPEFDVIFLHGLRGGPFKTWRISEDKSSTKSGLVEKIDQEAGKLGTFWPSEWLSNDFPQARLFTLKYKTNLTEWSGASLPLQEVSSMILEKLVSAGIGDRPVVFVTHSMGGLVVKQILHKAKEEKLDKLVKNTAGVIFYSCPHFGSKLADMPWRMGLVLRPAPSIGELRSGSPRLVELNDLLRQLHKKGIVEVLSFCETKVTPIVEGYGGWAFRMEIVPIESAYPGFGELVVLESTDHINSCKPLSRSDPSYTEALQFLRKLSSQRSRSNVKPEAGMHD; encoded by the exons ATGTCAACCAAAGAACAAAAAG GTAGGAGCATGCTCGTGACTGCCATAATGGATATCGTCACTTCCAACTGTGACACAGTAGAAAAGACTTCTTTTAAGTCGTCGTTGCCTGGAAATGCTAAGATGAGAGATATCGCTGCCGCAATTCAAGTGATCGAGGAAGGTGGTATGTATTTTGACGAgacagaagaagatgatgacagTGACGATGGAAATAGCGGGATTAAGGGGATTGGAATTAAAATACTTGAAGGAACCACGGTTCTGGGACTATCAAGAACCAGTGGGCTTGCGCCCTTGGGTGGTGTTAATACTAATGCGGATGAGGAAGTTCCTAAAACATTTGCATTGATAAGTAAACATGATAATTCTTCGCAAGCTAGTTTGTCATCGGCCGTGATTCCTGGCCTTTGGGATGACTTACATTGTCAACATGTCGCGGTGCCATTTGCTGTGTGGGCGTTGGCAAACTGGGCGATGGCTTCTGATACAAACAGATCTCATATTCAAGAACTTGATCGTGACGGGCAAGTTGTCATGACAGCCTTGATGGCACCAGAGAGGACTGTAAAATGGCATGGGAGTTTGGTGGCTCGGTTGTTGTTGGAAGATCCTTATCTCCCACTTAACGATTCTGTTTCCGACTGGAGTTCAAGTTTGCTTGCCACTATTTCACATGCCAGTAAAACTGAGGATATCCCTTTGGCTCAAGTTGCGTTGTCCGCCTTTTTGGTTTCTGTTGACAGAAGTGACGAAGCACGGAAGATGGTGATGGAGAAGGGTCTTCATCTGATGAGAGACAGTGCTAGGAAAACGAAGAAGCACAAAGTAGTGCAAGAAGGTTTGTCAAAGGCTCTAGAGTTACTCTGTGCTGGTGAGATGCATTTATCCCTTGAAGAGAGTCAGAAATGGTCAGGTATACTACTATCGTGGGTTCTTGGAAAGGTTGCATCTGACACTGTTCAATCTTCAGCAAGAAGAATCCTTTCAAGCACTTTTGAGGATTACGGACCACACTCTATCCCAATTTCACAGGGATGGTTAACGCTTATAATGAACGAAATTTTGAACTACAGCAAGACGTTGTCAGCTAAAGGAGCTGCTAACCCACCAAAAACTGAGAAACCAAAG GTAGATCTGTCAAAAATTGCTTCTGCTACTCTGTCAACCAATCAGCTAGCAGGTGCTGTTGTTAATCTTGCCATGGCTCAACTGGGTACAGTCCCTGATTCTATCAATAGTGTTCCACTGGCAGATCTGCTCCTTTCAGAGCCTTTTGCGGTACCTATTAAGAACTTAAAGAAGGACAACCCCCCTAAATTTAATGCTGCCGAGTCTGCATTGGCAACCCTTAAGTCAATCAAGTCACTGACTGAAGTTTGCGTTGAGGATTCTATATGCCAGAACAAAATAGTTGATTTTGGTATTCTTTGTTTGCTAAGGCGCTTTCTGCTAAGTGATGACTATGAAAAGCTAGGTGCAATAGAAGCTTATGATGCATCCAGATCCCTAGAGGCACGAGAGCGTGCTCCGGATAGTGGTGGTGAATCTTCAATCACAGATTTACAAGATCCATCTAGTGTGAAAGTCCCAGCTAGTGCACACATCCGAAGGCATGCTGCTAGGTTGCTAACCATTCTTTCGCTTCTTCCGCAAGTCCAGAAGGTCATCTTAGCTGATGAAACATGGTGCAAATGGCTTGATGATTGTGCAAGAGGAAGAATTTCCGGTTGCAATGACCCTAAGACACAAAGTTATGCGAGGGCTTCTCTGTTAAACATATATTGCAATCAGCAAGGTGATAGTGGATCTGGAAATGGTGGCAGTTCCAAGCCAGACATCTCAAACATGAACACTAACTGTCCTCGCTATGGAGACATGATATTTCTAATTAATCCCGGACTAGCCCATTGGAAATGTCCTGAAAAAGAACAACAAAGTGGTAAGAAGAACGGATCTTCAAGTGAAGGTGAAGCAACAAATGCTGCTGATACAGTCAGAGATCATGTCGTTGATGCTAGCGATTTGTCTAGCTCCATGGATCCCTCCAGTAGTGGTTCACGTGTGCATGATCCTGAATTTGATGTTATCTTTCTTCATGGATTGCGTGGTGGACCCTTTAAAACTTGGCGAATATCTGAGGATAAGTCCTCTACAAAATCTGGCTTAGTGGAGAAGATTGACCAGGAAGCAGGAAAGCTCGGAACATTTTGGCCGAGTGAGTGGCTTTCAAATGATTTCCCTCAAGCTCGCTTGTTTACCCTTAAATACAAG aCAAACCTCACGGAATGGTCTGGAGCTAGCTTGCCTCTTCAG GAGGTTAGCTCTATGATATTGGAAAAGTTGGTCTCTGCAGGCATTGGAGATCGACCTGTTGTTTTCGTGACTCACAG TATGGGAGGCCTTGTTGTGAAGCAGATTCTACACAAAGCAAAGGAAGAAAAACTGGATAAACTAGTGAAAAACACCGCTGGGGTT ATATTCTACAGTTGCCCACATTTTGGTAGCAAGTTAGCAGATATGCCATGGCGGATGGGTCTTGTGTTGCGCCCAGCTCCATCT ATAGGGGAGCTTCGAAGTGGTTCCCCAAGACTAGTGGAGCTAAATGACTTGCTTCGCCAGCTCCACAAGAAAGGGATTGTAGAAGTCCTTAGTTTCTGTGAG ACAAAAGTAACCCCAATAGTGGAAGGCTACGGAGGATGGGCTTTTCGGATGGAAATTGTGCCAATTGAATCAGCGTACCCAGGATTTGGTGAACTTGTT GTGTTGGAGTCAACTGACCATATAAACTCATGTAAACCACTGAGCCGCTCGGATCCTTCATATACTGAGGCGTTGCAGTTCCTGCGCAAGCTCAGCTCGCAGCGGTCAAGATCAAATGTTAAACCAGAAGCTGGGATGCACGATTGA
- the LOC106401286 gene encoding uncharacterized protein LOC106401286 isoform X2 — translation MSTKEQKAFLWEQHSRRSSFDISDSLKGRSMLVTAIMDIVTSNCDTVEKTSFKSSLPGNAKMRDIAAAIQVIEEGGMYFDETEEDDDSDDGNSGIKGIGIKILEGTTVLGLSRTSGLAPLGGVNTNADEEVPKTFALISKHDNSSQASLSSAVIPGLWDDLHCQHVAVPFAVWALANWAMASDTNRSHIQELDRDGQVVMTALMAPERTVKWHGSLVARLLLEDPYLPLNDSVSDWSSSLLATISHASKTEDIPLAQVALSAFLVSVDRSDEARKMVMEKGLHLMRDSARKTKKHKVVQEGLSKALELLCAGEMHLSLEESQKWSGILLSWVLGKVASDTVQSSARRILSSTFEDYGPHSIPISQGWLTLIMNEILNYSKTLSAKGAANPPKTEKPKVDLSKIASATLSTNQLAGAVVNLAMAQLGTVPDSINSVPLADLLLSEPFAVPIKNLKKDNPPKFNAAESALATLKSIKSLTEVCVEDSICQNKIVDFGILCLLRRFLLSDDYEKLGAIEAYDASRSLEARERAPDSGGESSITDLQDPSSVKVPASAHIRRHAARLLTILSLLPQVQKVILADETWCKWLDDCARGRISGCNDPKTQSYARASLLNIYCNQQGDSGSGNGGSSKPDISNMNTNCPRYGDMIFLINPGLAHWKCPEKEQQSGKKNGSSSEGEATNAADTVRDHVVDASDLSSSMDPSSSGSRVHDPEFDVIFLHGLRGGPFKTWRISEDKSSTKSGLVEKIDQEAGKLGTFWPSEWLSNDFPQARLFTLKYKTNLTEWSGASLPLQEVSSMILEKLVSAGIGDRPVVFVTHSMGGLVVKQILHKAKEEKLDKLVKNTAGVIFYSCPHFGSKLADMPWRMGLVLRPAPSIGELRSGSPRLVELNDLLRQLHKKGIVEVLSFCETKVTPIVEGYGGWAFRMEIVPIESAYPGFGELVVLESTDHINSCKPLSRSDPSYTEALQFLRKLSSQRSRSNVKPEAGMHD, via the exons ATGTCAACCAAAGAACAAAAAG CTTTTCTTTGGGAGCAGCATTCAAGACGTTCTTCATTCGATATTTCTGATTCTTTGAAAGGTAGGAGCATGCTCGTGACTGCCATAATGGATATCGTCACTTCCAACTGTGACACAGTAGAAAAGACTTCTTTTAAGTCGTCGTTGCCTGGAAATGCTAAGATGAGAGATATCGCTGCCGCAATTCAAGTGATCGAGGAAGGTGGTATGTATTTTGACGAgacagaagaagatgatgacagTGACGATGGAAATAGCGGGATTAAGGGGATTGGAATTAAAATACTTGAAGGAACCACGGTTCTGGGACTATCAAGAACCAGTGGGCTTGCGCCCTTGGGTGGTGTTAATACTAATGCGGATGAGGAAGTTCCTAAAACATTTGCATTGATAAGTAAACATGATAATTCTTCGCAAGCTAGTTTGTCATCGGCCGTGATTCCTGGCCTTTGGGATGACTTACATTGTCAACATGTCGCGGTGCCATTTGCTGTGTGGGCGTTGGCAAACTGGGCGATGGCTTCTGATACAAACAGATCTCATATTCAAGAACTTGATCGTGACGGGCAAGTTGTCATGACAGCCTTGATGGCACCAGAGAGGACTGTAAAATGGCATGGGAGTTTGGTGGCTCGGTTGTTGTTGGAAGATCCTTATCTCCCACTTAACGATTCTGTTTCCGACTGGAGTTCAAGTTTGCTTGCCACTATTTCACATGCCAGTAAAACTGAGGATATCCCTTTGGCTCAAGTTGCGTTGTCCGCCTTTTTGGTTTCTGTTGACAGAAGTGACGAAGCACGGAAGATGGTGATGGAGAAGGGTCTTCATCTGATGAGAGACAGTGCTAGGAAAACGAAGAAGCACAAAGTAGTGCAAGAAGGTTTGTCAAAGGCTCTAGAGTTACTCTGTGCTGGTGAGATGCATTTATCCCTTGAAGAGAGTCAGAAATGGTCAGGTATACTACTATCGTGGGTTCTTGGAAAGGTTGCATCTGACACTGTTCAATCTTCAGCAAGAAGAATCCTTTCAAGCACTTTTGAGGATTACGGACCACACTCTATCCCAATTTCACAGGGATGGTTAACGCTTATAATGAACGAAATTTTGAACTACAGCAAGACGTTGTCAGCTAAAGGAGCTGCTAACCCACCAAAAACTGAGAAACCAAAG GTAGATCTGTCAAAAATTGCTTCTGCTACTCTGTCAACCAATCAGCTAGCAGGTGCTGTTGTTAATCTTGCCATGGCTCAACTGGGTACAGTCCCTGATTCTATCAATAGTGTTCCACTGGCAGATCTGCTCCTTTCAGAGCCTTTTGCGGTACCTATTAAGAACTTAAAGAAGGACAACCCCCCTAAATTTAATGCTGCCGAGTCTGCATTGGCAACCCTTAAGTCAATCAAGTCACTGACTGAAGTTTGCGTTGAGGATTCTATATGCCAGAACAAAATAGTTGATTTTGGTATTCTTTGTTTGCTAAGGCGCTTTCTGCTAAGTGATGACTATGAAAAGCTAGGTGCAATAGAAGCTTATGATGCATCCAGATCCCTAGAGGCACGAGAGCGTGCTCCGGATAGTGGTGGTGAATCTTCAATCACAGATTTACAAGATCCATCTAGTGTGAAAGTCCCAGCTAGTGCACACATCCGAAGGCATGCTGCTAGGTTGCTAACCATTCTTTCGCTTCTTCCGCAAGTCCAGAAGGTCATCTTAGCTGATGAAACATGGTGCAAATGGCTTGATGATTGTGCAAGAGGAAGAATTTCCGGTTGCAATGACCCTAAGACACAAAGTTATGCGAGGGCTTCTCTGTTAAACATATATTGCAATCAGCAAGGTGATAGTGGATCTGGAAATGGTGGCAGTTCCAAGCCAGACATCTCAAACATGAACACTAACTGTCCTCGCTATGGAGACATGATATTTCTAATTAATCCCGGACTAGCCCATTGGAAATGTCCTGAAAAAGAACAACAAAGTGGTAAGAAGAACGGATCTTCAAGTGAAGGTGAAGCAACAAATGCTGCTGATACAGTCAGAGATCATGTCGTTGATGCTAGCGATTTGTCTAGCTCCATGGATCCCTCCAGTAGTGGTTCACGTGTGCATGATCCTGAATTTGATGTTATCTTTCTTCATGGATTGCGTGGTGGACCCTTTAAAACTTGGCGAATATCTGAGGATAAGTCCTCTACAAAATCTGGCTTAGTGGAGAAGATTGACCAGGAAGCAGGAAAGCTCGGAACATTTTGGCCGAGTGAGTGGCTTTCAAATGATTTCCCTCAAGCTCGCTTGTTTACCCTTAAATACAAG aCAAACCTCACGGAATGGTCTGGAGCTAGCTTGCCTCTTCAG GAGGTTAGCTCTATGATATTGGAAAAGTTGGTCTCTGCAGGCATTGGAGATCGACCTGTTGTTTTCGTGACTCACAG TATGGGAGGCCTTGTTGTGAAGCAGATTCTACACAAAGCAAAGGAAGAAAAACTGGATAAACTAGTGAAAAACACCGCTGGGGTT ATATTCTACAGTTGCCCACATTTTGGTAGCAAGTTAGCAGATATGCCATGGCGGATGGGTCTTGTGTTGCGCCCAGCTCCATCT ATAGGGGAGCTTCGAAGTGGTTCCCCAAGACTAGTGGAGCTAAATGACTTGCTTCGCCAGCTCCACAAGAAAGGGATTGTAGAAGTCCTTAGTTTCTGTGAG ACAAAAGTAACCCCAATAGTGGAAGGCTACGGAGGATGGGCTTTTCGGATGGAAATTGTGCCAATTGAATCAGCGTACCCAGGATTTGGTGAACTTGTT GTGTTGGAGTCAACTGACCATATAAACTCATGTAAACCACTGAGCCGCTCGGATCCTTCATATACTGAGGCGTTGCAGTTCCTGCGCAAGCTCAGCTCGCAGCGGTCAAGATCAAATGTTAAACCAGAAGCTGGGATGCACGATTGA
- the LOC106401286 gene encoding uncharacterized protein LOC106401286 isoform X3: MLCLSCLSSYSHVNQRTKRSMLVTAIMDIVTSNCDTVEKTSFKSSLPGNAKMRDIAAAIQVIEEGGMYFDETEEDDDSDDGNSGIKGIGIKILEGTTVLGLSRTSGLAPLGGVNTNADEEVPKTFALISKHDNSSQASLSSAVIPGLWDDLHCQHVAVPFAVWALANWAMASDTNRSHIQELDRDGQVVMTALMAPERTVKWHGSLVARLLLEDPYLPLNDSVSDWSSSLLATISHASKTEDIPLAQVALSAFLVSVDRSDEARKMVMEKGLHLMRDSARKTKKHKVVQEGLSKALELLCAGEMHLSLEESQKWSGILLSWVLGKVASDTVQSSARRILSSTFEDYGPHSIPISQGWLTLIMNEILNYSKTLSAKGAANPPKTEKPKVDLSKIASATLSTNQLAGAVVNLAMAQLGTVPDSINSVPLADLLLSEPFAVPIKNLKKDNPPKFNAAESALATLKSIKSLTEVCVEDSICQNKIVDFGILCLLRRFLLSDDYEKLGAIEAYDASRSLEARERAPDSGGESSITDLQDPSSVKVPASAHIRRHAARLLTILSLLPQVQKVILADETWCKWLDDCARGRISGCNDPKTQSYARASLLNIYCNQQGDSGSGNGGSSKPDISNMNTNCPRYGDMIFLINPGLAHWKCPEKEQQSGKKNGSSSEGEATNAADTVRDHVVDASDLSSSMDPSSSGSRVHDPEFDVIFLHGLRGGPFKTWRISEDKSSTKSGLVEKIDQEAGKLGTFWPSEWLSNDFPQARLFTLKYKTNLTEWSGASLPLQEVSSMILEKLVSAGIGDRPVVFVTHSMGGLVVKQILHKAKEEKLDKLVKNTAGVIFYSCPHFGSKLADMPWRMGLVLRPAPSIGELRSGSPRLVELNDLLRQLHKKGIVEVLSFCETKVTPIVEGYGGWAFRMEIVPIESAYPGFGELVVLESTDHINSCKPLSRSDPSYTEALQFLRKLSSQRSRSNVKPEAGMHD; encoded by the exons ATGCTGTGCCTAAGTTGCTTAAGTTCATATTCTCATGTCAACCAAAGAACAAAAAG GAGCATGCTCGTGACTGCCATAATGGATATCGTCACTTCCAACTGTGACACAGTAGAAAAGACTTCTTTTAAGTCGTCGTTGCCTGGAAATGCTAAGATGAGAGATATCGCTGCCGCAATTCAAGTGATCGAGGAAGGTGGTATGTATTTTGACGAgacagaagaagatgatgacagTGACGATGGAAATAGCGGGATTAAGGGGATTGGAATTAAAATACTTGAAGGAACCACGGTTCTGGGACTATCAAGAACCAGTGGGCTTGCGCCCTTGGGTGGTGTTAATACTAATGCGGATGAGGAAGTTCCTAAAACATTTGCATTGATAAGTAAACATGATAATTCTTCGCAAGCTAGTTTGTCATCGGCCGTGATTCCTGGCCTTTGGGATGACTTACATTGTCAACATGTCGCGGTGCCATTTGCTGTGTGGGCGTTGGCAAACTGGGCGATGGCTTCTGATACAAACAGATCTCATATTCAAGAACTTGATCGTGACGGGCAAGTTGTCATGACAGCCTTGATGGCACCAGAGAGGACTGTAAAATGGCATGGGAGTTTGGTGGCTCGGTTGTTGTTGGAAGATCCTTATCTCCCACTTAACGATTCTGTTTCCGACTGGAGTTCAAGTTTGCTTGCCACTATTTCACATGCCAGTAAAACTGAGGATATCCCTTTGGCTCAAGTTGCGTTGTCCGCCTTTTTGGTTTCTGTTGACAGAAGTGACGAAGCACGGAAGATGGTGATGGAGAAGGGTCTTCATCTGATGAGAGACAGTGCTAGGAAAACGAAGAAGCACAAAGTAGTGCAAGAAGGTTTGTCAAAGGCTCTAGAGTTACTCTGTGCTGGTGAGATGCATTTATCCCTTGAAGAGAGTCAGAAATGGTCAGGTATACTACTATCGTGGGTTCTTGGAAAGGTTGCATCTGACACTGTTCAATCTTCAGCAAGAAGAATCCTTTCAAGCACTTTTGAGGATTACGGACCACACTCTATCCCAATTTCACAGGGATGGTTAACGCTTATAATGAACGAAATTTTGAACTACAGCAAGACGTTGTCAGCTAAAGGAGCTGCTAACCCACCAAAAACTGAGAAACCAAAG GTAGATCTGTCAAAAATTGCTTCTGCTACTCTGTCAACCAATCAGCTAGCAGGTGCTGTTGTTAATCTTGCCATGGCTCAACTGGGTACAGTCCCTGATTCTATCAATAGTGTTCCACTGGCAGATCTGCTCCTTTCAGAGCCTTTTGCGGTACCTATTAAGAACTTAAAGAAGGACAACCCCCCTAAATTTAATGCTGCCGAGTCTGCATTGGCAACCCTTAAGTCAATCAAGTCACTGACTGAAGTTTGCGTTGAGGATTCTATATGCCAGAACAAAATAGTTGATTTTGGTATTCTTTGTTTGCTAAGGCGCTTTCTGCTAAGTGATGACTATGAAAAGCTAGGTGCAATAGAAGCTTATGATGCATCCAGATCCCTAGAGGCACGAGAGCGTGCTCCGGATAGTGGTGGTGAATCTTCAATCACAGATTTACAAGATCCATCTAGTGTGAAAGTCCCAGCTAGTGCACACATCCGAAGGCATGCTGCTAGGTTGCTAACCATTCTTTCGCTTCTTCCGCAAGTCCAGAAGGTCATCTTAGCTGATGAAACATGGTGCAAATGGCTTGATGATTGTGCAAGAGGAAGAATTTCCGGTTGCAATGACCCTAAGACACAAAGTTATGCGAGGGCTTCTCTGTTAAACATATATTGCAATCAGCAAGGTGATAGTGGATCTGGAAATGGTGGCAGTTCCAAGCCAGACATCTCAAACATGAACACTAACTGTCCTCGCTATGGAGACATGATATTTCTAATTAATCCCGGACTAGCCCATTGGAAATGTCCTGAAAAAGAACAACAAAGTGGTAAGAAGAACGGATCTTCAAGTGAAGGTGAAGCAACAAATGCTGCTGATACAGTCAGAGATCATGTCGTTGATGCTAGCGATTTGTCTAGCTCCATGGATCCCTCCAGTAGTGGTTCACGTGTGCATGATCCTGAATTTGATGTTATCTTTCTTCATGGATTGCGTGGTGGACCCTTTAAAACTTGGCGAATATCTGAGGATAAGTCCTCTACAAAATCTGGCTTAGTGGAGAAGATTGACCAGGAAGCAGGAAAGCTCGGAACATTTTGGCCGAGTGAGTGGCTTTCAAATGATTTCCCTCAAGCTCGCTTGTTTACCCTTAAATACAAG aCAAACCTCACGGAATGGTCTGGAGCTAGCTTGCCTCTTCAG GAGGTTAGCTCTATGATATTGGAAAAGTTGGTCTCTGCAGGCATTGGAGATCGACCTGTTGTTTTCGTGACTCACAG TATGGGAGGCCTTGTTGTGAAGCAGATTCTACACAAAGCAAAGGAAGAAAAACTGGATAAACTAGTGAAAAACACCGCTGGGGTT ATATTCTACAGTTGCCCACATTTTGGTAGCAAGTTAGCAGATATGCCATGGCGGATGGGTCTTGTGTTGCGCCCAGCTCCATCT ATAGGGGAGCTTCGAAGTGGTTCCCCAAGACTAGTGGAGCTAAATGACTTGCTTCGCCAGCTCCACAAGAAAGGGATTGTAGAAGTCCTTAGTTTCTGTGAG ACAAAAGTAACCCCAATAGTGGAAGGCTACGGAGGATGGGCTTTTCGGATGGAAATTGTGCCAATTGAATCAGCGTACCCAGGATTTGGTGAACTTGTT GTGTTGGAGTCAACTGACCATATAAACTCATGTAAACCACTGAGCCGCTCGGATCCTTCATATACTGAGGCGTTGCAGTTCCTGCGCAAGCTCAGCTCGCAGCGGTCAAGATCAAATGTTAAACCAGAAGCTGGGATGCACGATTGA